From a single Hippopotamus amphibius kiboko isolate mHipAmp2 chromosome X, mHipAmp2.hap2, whole genome shotgun sequence genomic region:
- the LOC130841635 gene encoding zinc finger protein 182 isoform X9 produces the protein MASSGQQVTKPDLIVKLEVEELCLPEGKIPIWSFPEEVCQVDEQFERQHQEDQDKYLIQVGFPDKKIVTTRSGLDYNEFGNILHLSTDFVASIQRPHKYESFGYTMVDNLDLFSRSSAGKKHDNGCAKLFFHTEYEKTTPGVKPYGYKECGKTLRQKKGLSLHQRIKNGEKPFECTACRKTFSKKSHLIVHWRTHTGEKPFGCTECGKAFSQKSQLIIHLRTHTGERPFECPECGKAFREKSTVIIHYRTHTGEKPYECNECGKAFTQKSNLIVHQKTHTGEKTYECTKCGESFIQKLDLIIHHSTHTGKKPHECNECKKTFSDKSTLIIHQRTHTGEKPHKCTECGKSFNEKSTLIVHQRTHTGEKPYECDVCGKTFTQKSNLGVHQRTHSGEKPFECNECEKAFSQKSYLMLHQRGHTGEKPYECNECEKAFSQKSYLIIHQRTHTEEKPYKCNECGKAFREKSKLIIHQRIHTGEKPYECPVCWKAFSQKSQLIIHQRTHTGEKPYACTECGKAFREKSTFTVHQRTHTGEKPYKCAECGKAFTQKSNLIVHQRTHTGKKAHGKGHTRKSKLIAH, from the exons ATGGCTTCCTCAG GACAGCAGGTGACCAAACCAGATCTCATCGTCAAATTGGAGGTAGAAGAGCTATGCCTGCCAGAAGGAAAAATCCCAATTTGGAGCTTTCCAG AAGAAGTCTGCCAGGTTGATGAACAGTTTGAGAGACAGCATCAGGAGGACCAAGATAAATATCTGATCCAAGTTGGATTCCCTGACAAGAAAATAGTTACCACCAGGAGTGGCCTTGACTATAATGAATTTGGAAACATACTTCATCTGAGTACAGACTTTGTTGCTTCAATACAAAGGCCCCATAAATATGAGTCATTTGGATATACTATGGTAGATAATTTAGATTTATTTAGTAGAAGCTCTGCAGGAAAGAAACATGATAATGGATGTGCAAAGTTATTCTTCCATACTGAGTATGAGAAGACAACTCCTGGAGTGAAACCCTATGGATATAAAGAGTGTGGGAAGACCCTCAGGCAAAAGAAAGGTCTTAGTCTACATCAGAGaattaaaaatggagagaaaccCTTTGAATGTACTGCATGTAGGAAAACCTTCAGCAAGAAGTCACACCTCATAGTACATTGGAGAactcatacaggagagaaaccctttGGATGTACCGAATGTGGAAAAGCATTTAGCCAAAAATCTCAGCTCATTATACACCTGAGAACTCATACAGGAGAGCGACCTTTTGAGTGTCcagaatgtggaaaagccttcagaGAAAAGTCAACTGTCATTATACATTACAGgactcatactggagagaaaccttatgaatgtaacgaatgtggaaaagcctttacTCAGAAGTCAAACCTCATTGTCCATCAGAAAACCCACACAGGAGAAAAAACTTATGAATGCACCAAATGTGGAGAATCTTTCATACAGAAGCTTGATCTAATTATACATCATAGTACTCATACAGGAAAGAAACCCcatgaatgtaatgaatgtaaGAAAACTTTCAGCGATAAGTCAACTCTCATTATACATCAAAGAactcatacaggagagaaaccgCATAAGTGTACAGAATGTGGGAAGTCTTTCAATGAGAAGTCAACCCTCATTGTGCATCAGCGAactcatacaggagagaaaccctatgaatgtgaTGTGTGTGGGAAAACCTTCACCCAAAAGTCAAACCTTGGTGTACATCAAAGAACTCATTCAGGAGAGAAACCCtttgaatgtaatgaatgtgagAAAGCATTCTCTCAGAAATCCTATCTCATGCTACACCAGAGAGGTCATACAGGAGAGAAGCCCTATGAATGCAATGAATGTGAAAAAGCATTTTCCCAGAAATCATATCTCATTATACatcaaagaacacatacagaagaaaaaccctataaatgtaatgaatgtggcaaAGCCTTTAGAGAAAAGTCGAAGCTCATtatacatcagagaattcatacaggagagaaaccctatgaatgtccTGTATGTTGGAAAGCTTTCAGCCAGAAGTCACAGCTCATAATACATCAGCGaacacacacaggagagaaaccctatgcaTGTACTGAGTGTGGCAAAGCCTTCAGAGAAAAATCAACATTCACTGTACATCAGAgaactcatactggagagaaaccctataagTGTgcagaatgtgggaaagcctttactCAAAAATCAAATCTTATTGTACATCAGAGAACACATACAGGAAAGAAAGCCCATGGGAAAGGCCATACCCGGAAGTCCAAGCTCATTGCACATTAG
- the LOC130841635 gene encoding zinc finger protein 182 isoform X1: MAEPQNTFPFSSLENCKASELIEEFDVKFQGSEFLPLCFPDEVFMNSNLGQQVTKPDLIVKLEVEELCLPEGKIPIWSFPEEVCQVDEQFERQHQEDQDKYLIQVGFPDKKIVTTRSGLDYNEFGNILHLSTDFVASIQRPHKYESFGYTMVDNLDLFSRSSAGKKHDNGCAKLFFHTEYEKTTPGVKPYGYKECGKTLRQKKGLSLHQRIKNGEKPFECTACRKTFSKKSHLIVHWRTHTGEKPFGCTECGKAFSQKSQLIIHLRTHTGERPFECPECGKAFREKSTVIIHYRTHTGEKPYECNECGKAFTQKSNLIVHQKTHTGEKTYECTKCGESFIQKLDLIIHHSTHTGKKPHECNECKKTFSDKSTLIIHQRTHTGEKPHKCTECGKSFNEKSTLIVHQRTHTGEKPYECDVCGKTFTQKSNLGVHQRTHSGEKPFECNECEKAFSQKSYLMLHQRGHTGEKPYECNECEKAFSQKSYLIIHQRTHTEEKPYKCNECGKAFREKSKLIIHQRIHTGEKPYECPVCWKAFSQKSQLIIHQRTHTGEKPYACTECGKAFREKSTFTVHQRTHTGEKPYKCAECGKAFTQKSNLIVHQRTHTGKKAHGKGHTRKSKLIAH, encoded by the exons AACACCTTTCCTTTCTCAAGTTTGGAAAATTGCAAGGCCTCTGAACTGATTGAAGAGTTTGATGTTAAATTCCAGGGATCAGAGttccttcctctttgctttcCTGATGAGGTGTTTATGAACTCAAACTTAG GACAGCAGGTGACCAAACCAGATCTCATCGTCAAATTGGAGGTAGAAGAGCTATGCCTGCCAGAAGGAAAAATCCCAATTTGGAGCTTTCCAG AAGAAGTCTGCCAGGTTGATGAACAGTTTGAGAGACAGCATCAGGAGGACCAAGATAAATATCTGATCCAAGTTGGATTCCCTGACAAGAAAATAGTTACCACCAGGAGTGGCCTTGACTATAATGAATTTGGAAACATACTTCATCTGAGTACAGACTTTGTTGCTTCAATACAAAGGCCCCATAAATATGAGTCATTTGGATATACTATGGTAGATAATTTAGATTTATTTAGTAGAAGCTCTGCAGGAAAGAAACATGATAATGGATGTGCAAAGTTATTCTTCCATACTGAGTATGAGAAGACAACTCCTGGAGTGAAACCCTATGGATATAAAGAGTGTGGGAAGACCCTCAGGCAAAAGAAAGGTCTTAGTCTACATCAGAGaattaaaaatggagagaaaccCTTTGAATGTACTGCATGTAGGAAAACCTTCAGCAAGAAGTCACACCTCATAGTACATTGGAGAactcatacaggagagaaaccctttGGATGTACCGAATGTGGAAAAGCATTTAGCCAAAAATCTCAGCTCATTATACACCTGAGAACTCATACAGGAGAGCGACCTTTTGAGTGTCcagaatgtggaaaagccttcagaGAAAAGTCAACTGTCATTATACATTACAGgactcatactggagagaaaccttatgaatgtaacgaatgtggaaaagcctttacTCAGAAGTCAAACCTCATTGTCCATCAGAAAACCCACACAGGAGAAAAAACTTATGAATGCACCAAATGTGGAGAATCTTTCATACAGAAGCTTGATCTAATTATACATCATAGTACTCATACAGGAAAGAAACCCcatgaatgtaatgaatgtaaGAAAACTTTCAGCGATAAGTCAACTCTCATTATACATCAAAGAactcatacaggagagaaaccgCATAAGTGTACAGAATGTGGGAAGTCTTTCAATGAGAAGTCAACCCTCATTGTGCATCAGCGAactcatacaggagagaaaccctatgaatgtgaTGTGTGTGGGAAAACCTTCACCCAAAAGTCAAACCTTGGTGTACATCAAAGAACTCATTCAGGAGAGAAACCCtttgaatgtaatgaatgtgagAAAGCATTCTCTCAGAAATCCTATCTCATGCTACACCAGAGAGGTCATACAGGAGAGAAGCCCTATGAATGCAATGAATGTGAAAAAGCATTTTCCCAGAAATCATATCTCATTATACatcaaagaacacatacagaagaaaaaccctataaatgtaatgaatgtggcaaAGCCTTTAGAGAAAAGTCGAAGCTCATtatacatcagagaattcatacaggagagaaaccctatgaatgtccTGTATGTTGGAAAGCTTTCAGCCAGAAGTCACAGCTCATAATACATCAGCGaacacacacaggagagaaaccctatgcaTGTACTGAGTGTGGCAAAGCCTTCAGAGAAAAATCAACATTCACTGTACATCAGAgaactcatactggagagaaaccctataagTGTgcagaatgtgggaaagcctttactCAAAAATCAAATCTTATTGTACATCAGAGAACACATACAGGAAAGAAAGCCCATGGGAAAGGCCATACCCGGAAGTCCAAGCTCATTGCACATTAG
- the LOC130841635 gene encoding zinc finger protein 182 isoform X3: protein MAEPQNTFPFSSLENCKASELIEEFDVKFQGSEFLPLCFPDEVFMNSNLGQQVTKPDLIVKLEVEELCLPEGKIPIWSFPEVCQVDEQFERQHQEDQDKYLIQVGFPDKKIVTTRSGLDYNEFGNILHLSTDFVASIQRPHKYESFGYTMVDNLDLFSRSSAGKKHDNGCAKLFFHTEYEKTTPGVKPYGYKECGKTLRQKKGLSLHQRIKNGEKPFECTACRKTFSKKSHLIVHWRTHTGEKPFGCTECGKAFSQKSQLIIHLRTHTGERPFECPECGKAFREKSTVIIHYRTHTGEKPYECNECGKAFTQKSNLIVHQKTHTGEKTYECTKCGESFIQKLDLIIHHSTHTGKKPHECNECKKTFSDKSTLIIHQRTHTGEKPHKCTECGKSFNEKSTLIVHQRTHTGEKPYECDVCGKTFTQKSNLGVHQRTHSGEKPFECNECEKAFSQKSYLMLHQRGHTGEKPYECNECEKAFSQKSYLIIHQRTHTEEKPYKCNECGKAFREKSKLIIHQRIHTGEKPYECPVCWKAFSQKSQLIIHQRTHTGEKPYACTECGKAFREKSTFTVHQRTHTGEKPYKCAECGKAFTQKSNLIVHQRTHTGKKAHGKGHTRKSKLIAH from the exons AACACCTTTCCTTTCTCAAGTTTGGAAAATTGCAAGGCCTCTGAACTGATTGAAGAGTTTGATGTTAAATTCCAGGGATCAGAGttccttcctctttgctttcCTGATGAGGTGTTTATGAACTCAAACTTAG GACAGCAGGTGACCAAACCAGATCTCATCGTCAAATTGGAGGTAGAAGAGCTATGCCTGCCAGAAGGAAAAATCCCAATTTGGAGCTTTCCAG AAGTCTGCCAGGTTGATGAACAGTTTGAGAGACAGCATCAGGAGGACCAAGATAAATATCTGATCCAAGTTGGATTCCCTGACAAGAAAATAGTTACCACCAGGAGTGGCCTTGACTATAATGAATTTGGAAACATACTTCATCTGAGTACAGACTTTGTTGCTTCAATACAAAGGCCCCATAAATATGAGTCATTTGGATATACTATGGTAGATAATTTAGATTTATTTAGTAGAAGCTCTGCAGGAAAGAAACATGATAATGGATGTGCAAAGTTATTCTTCCATACTGAGTATGAGAAGACAACTCCTGGAGTGAAACCCTATGGATATAAAGAGTGTGGGAAGACCCTCAGGCAAAAGAAAGGTCTTAGTCTACATCAGAGaattaaaaatggagagaaaccCTTTGAATGTACTGCATGTAGGAAAACCTTCAGCAAGAAGTCACACCTCATAGTACATTGGAGAactcatacaggagagaaaccctttGGATGTACCGAATGTGGAAAAGCATTTAGCCAAAAATCTCAGCTCATTATACACCTGAGAACTCATACAGGAGAGCGACCTTTTGAGTGTCcagaatgtggaaaagccttcagaGAAAAGTCAACTGTCATTATACATTACAGgactcatactggagagaaaccttatgaatgtaacgaatgtggaaaagcctttacTCAGAAGTCAAACCTCATTGTCCATCAGAAAACCCACACAGGAGAAAAAACTTATGAATGCACCAAATGTGGAGAATCTTTCATACAGAAGCTTGATCTAATTATACATCATAGTACTCATACAGGAAAGAAACCCcatgaatgtaatgaatgtaaGAAAACTTTCAGCGATAAGTCAACTCTCATTATACATCAAAGAactcatacaggagagaaaccgCATAAGTGTACAGAATGTGGGAAGTCTTTCAATGAGAAGTCAACCCTCATTGTGCATCAGCGAactcatacaggagagaaaccctatgaatgtgaTGTGTGTGGGAAAACCTTCACCCAAAAGTCAAACCTTGGTGTACATCAAAGAACTCATTCAGGAGAGAAACCCtttgaatgtaatgaatgtgagAAAGCATTCTCTCAGAAATCCTATCTCATGCTACACCAGAGAGGTCATACAGGAGAGAAGCCCTATGAATGCAATGAATGTGAAAAAGCATTTTCCCAGAAATCATATCTCATTATACatcaaagaacacatacagaagaaaaaccctataaatgtaatgaatgtggcaaAGCCTTTAGAGAAAAGTCGAAGCTCATtatacatcagagaattcatacaggagagaaaccctatgaatgtccTGTATGTTGGAAAGCTTTCAGCCAGAAGTCACAGCTCATAATACATCAGCGaacacacacaggagagaaaccctatgcaTGTACTGAGTGTGGCAAAGCCTTCAGAGAAAAATCAACATTCACTGTACATCAGAgaactcatactggagagaaaccctataagTGTgcagaatgtgggaaagcctttactCAAAAATCAAATCTTATTGTACATCAGAGAACACATACAGGAAAGAAAGCCCATGGGAAAGGCCATACCCGGAAGTCCAAGCTCATTGCACATTAG
- the LOC130841635 gene encoding zinc finger protein 182 isoform X8, giving the protein MNSNLGQQVTKPDLIVKLEVEELCLPEGKIPIWSFPEEVCQVDEQFERQHQEDQDKYLIQVGFPDKKIVTTRSGLDYNEFGNILHLSTDFVASIQRPHKYESFGYTMVDNLDLFSRSSAGKKHDNGCAKLFFHTEYEKTTPGVKPYGYKECGKTLRQKKGLSLHQRIKNGEKPFECTACRKTFSKKSHLIVHWRTHTGEKPFGCTECGKAFSQKSQLIIHLRTHTGERPFECPECGKAFREKSTVIIHYRTHTGEKPYECNECGKAFTQKSNLIVHQKTHTGEKTYECTKCGESFIQKLDLIIHHSTHTGKKPHECNECKKTFSDKSTLIIHQRTHTGEKPHKCTECGKSFNEKSTLIVHQRTHTGEKPYECDVCGKTFTQKSNLGVHQRTHSGEKPFECNECEKAFSQKSYLMLHQRGHTGEKPYECNECEKAFSQKSYLIIHQRTHTEEKPYKCNECGKAFREKSKLIIHQRIHTGEKPYECPVCWKAFSQKSQLIIHQRTHTGEKPYACTECGKAFREKSTFTVHQRTHTGEKPYKCAECGKAFTQKSNLIVHQRTHTGKKAHGKGHTRKSKLIAH; this is encoded by the exons ATGAACTCAAACTTAG GACAGCAGGTGACCAAACCAGATCTCATCGTCAAATTGGAGGTAGAAGAGCTATGCCTGCCAGAAGGAAAAATCCCAATTTGGAGCTTTCCAG AAGAAGTCTGCCAGGTTGATGAACAGTTTGAGAGACAGCATCAGGAGGACCAAGATAAATATCTGATCCAAGTTGGATTCCCTGACAAGAAAATAGTTACCACCAGGAGTGGCCTTGACTATAATGAATTTGGAAACATACTTCATCTGAGTACAGACTTTGTTGCTTCAATACAAAGGCCCCATAAATATGAGTCATTTGGATATACTATGGTAGATAATTTAGATTTATTTAGTAGAAGCTCTGCAGGAAAGAAACATGATAATGGATGTGCAAAGTTATTCTTCCATACTGAGTATGAGAAGACAACTCCTGGAGTGAAACCCTATGGATATAAAGAGTGTGGGAAGACCCTCAGGCAAAAGAAAGGTCTTAGTCTACATCAGAGaattaaaaatggagagaaaccCTTTGAATGTACTGCATGTAGGAAAACCTTCAGCAAGAAGTCACACCTCATAGTACATTGGAGAactcatacaggagagaaaccctttGGATGTACCGAATGTGGAAAAGCATTTAGCCAAAAATCTCAGCTCATTATACACCTGAGAACTCATACAGGAGAGCGACCTTTTGAGTGTCcagaatgtggaaaagccttcagaGAAAAGTCAACTGTCATTATACATTACAGgactcatactggagagaaaccttatgaatgtaacgaatgtggaaaagcctttacTCAGAAGTCAAACCTCATTGTCCATCAGAAAACCCACACAGGAGAAAAAACTTATGAATGCACCAAATGTGGAGAATCTTTCATACAGAAGCTTGATCTAATTATACATCATAGTACTCATACAGGAAAGAAACCCcatgaatgtaatgaatgtaaGAAAACTTTCAGCGATAAGTCAACTCTCATTATACATCAAAGAactcatacaggagagaaaccgCATAAGTGTACAGAATGTGGGAAGTCTTTCAATGAGAAGTCAACCCTCATTGTGCATCAGCGAactcatacaggagagaaaccctatgaatgtgaTGTGTGTGGGAAAACCTTCACCCAAAAGTCAAACCTTGGTGTACATCAAAGAACTCATTCAGGAGAGAAACCCtttgaatgtaatgaatgtgagAAAGCATTCTCTCAGAAATCCTATCTCATGCTACACCAGAGAGGTCATACAGGAGAGAAGCCCTATGAATGCAATGAATGTGAAAAAGCATTTTCCCAGAAATCATATCTCATTATACatcaaagaacacatacagaagaaaaaccctataaatgtaatgaatgtggcaaAGCCTTTAGAGAAAAGTCGAAGCTCATtatacatcagagaattcatacaggagagaaaccctatgaatgtccTGTATGTTGGAAAGCTTTCAGCCAGAAGTCACAGCTCATAATACATCAGCGaacacacacaggagagaaaccctatgcaTGTACTGAGTGTGGCAAAGCCTTCAGAGAAAAATCAACATTCACTGTACATCAGAgaactcatactggagagaaaccctataagTGTgcagaatgtgggaaagcctttactCAAAAATCAAATCTTATTGTACATCAGAGAACACATACAGGAAAGAAAGCCCATGGGAAAGGCCATACCCGGAAGTCCAAGCTCATTGCACATTAG